One window of the Leptolyngbya iicbica LK genome contains the following:
- a CDS encoding S49 family peptidase, protein MNRLLRWLATFAGVSVVGLGVTGCFPDFSSSSDEGEDDTLEFRYVDGDEESENYLLELRINGPILNSPSNSGFFGLDSSVTYAYQFQKLMEKVAEDDRIQGIFLRVSTPGGTVVGSNVVYDALAAYKEATDSPIYAYVEGLSASGGVWSMVAADQILAAPGSVIGSIGVIGPTLVYFNNPVALDGGLLGGGVTTEGGIQQFVISAGKGKDLGNPFRPPTEEELENWRVNINNEYDDFVTHVAANRDITEQTLRQDMGAFIFGTEQAEQYNLIDGTSGRPEAISALAESLELGEDYQLVRVGYDEPSLIEILLGRAPVELTYEQEQAIIQQDLCDLQTYSFLAYYGDVYQLCPTLEPAE, encoded by the coding sequence ATGAATCGATTGCTTCGGTGGTTGGCCACATTCGCAGGAGTTTCTGTCGTCGGTTTGGGAGTGACGGGCTGCTTTCCTGATTTCTCCTCCAGCTCCGATGAGGGCGAAGACGACACCCTCGAATTTCGCTATGTAGACGGCGATGAAGAGAGCGAAAACTACCTGCTGGAACTCCGCATCAACGGGCCAATCCTCAATAGTCCCTCAAACTCCGGTTTCTTTGGGCTCGACTCGAGCGTGACCTATGCCTATCAGTTTCAAAAACTGATGGAAAAAGTCGCCGAAGACGATCGCATCCAGGGCATCTTTTTGCGAGTCTCGACGCCTGGCGGCACCGTCGTCGGCTCCAACGTCGTTTATGACGCCCTCGCGGCTTATAAGGAAGCCACCGATAGTCCGATTTATGCCTACGTTGAGGGTCTATCAGCCTCTGGTGGCGTATGGTCTATGGTGGCGGCAGATCAGATTTTGGCCGCACCGGGCAGCGTCATTGGCAGTATTGGCGTCATTGGCCCCACCCTGGTGTATTTCAACAATCCGGTCGCCCTCGATGGCGGCTTGCTGGGCGGCGGCGTTACTACCGAGGGGGGCATTCAACAATTTGTGATTTCCGCTGGCAAGGGCAAAGATCTGGGCAACCCCTTTCGCCCACCAACTGAAGAAGAGCTCGAAAATTGGCGGGTCAATATCAACAATGAATACGACGACTTTGTGACCCATGTGGCCGCAAACCGCGACATCACTGAACAAACCCTGCGGCAAGATATGGGGGCGTTTATCTTTGGCACTGAGCAGGCCGAGCAATATAACCTGATCGATGGCACCAGTGGCCGCCCCGAGGCGATCTCCGCCCTGGCCGAGTCGCTCGAACTCGGAGAAGATTACCAACTGGTGCGAGTTGGGTATGACGAACCGAGTTTGATTGAAATTTTGTTGGGTCGCGCCCCTGTAGAGCTCACCTACGAGCAAGAGCAAGCGATTATCCAGCAAGACCTCTGTGATTTGCAGACTTACAGCTTCCTCGCCTATTACGGCGATGTCTATCAGCTCTGTCCGACGTTAGAGCCAGCAGAATAG
- a CDS encoding response regulator has product MSTPPHPRSSPSGSRQLSLRFVLVVSFVLQIAAAVGLTTALSWRNGEKAVDDLASQLSEEAANRIREHVQTYLLQPNLLQRDSRSNLFYGDVALSDSQTIARHFWHQIRASDGITSIYLGYPDGTFVGIQERNNGQTVLWEVTPETLPQRQTYRLNEAGERREQLSSQFYDPRGRPWYQAVVKNRHASWSPIYEFASQDYSVLGITLAAPIHGDRGKLRGVLALDLTLEQISGYLRTLNISPNGEAFIIERTGDIVATSADELPFLTLDSGAQTRLPATASKEPIIRETAQYLIEEYGSLEQVNTAQQFTYDLDGQDQLVQIVPFRDGRGLDWLIVTAIPEADFKGQIAENTRNTLLLCLLSLIVASIIAGITARWVAQPIHRLSEASKKLAVGTWDSPLPNGRFQELSELSHSFESMAQQLKQSFEQLENHNQELKRLDKLKDEFLANTSHELRTPLNGIIGLAESLIDGASGPQTRQTKGNLAMIVASGKRLSALVDDILDFAQLQQDRVEIHPRPVGVREAAEVVLTLSRPLAREKKVQLINAVSPKLPPVLADENRLQQILHNLVANAVKFTDYGMVGISAQIIRQDEAQPVMLSANLPSICPRPQHFDELLSASGAHRIVRQSYSPSDDNHPHQNDPGAIAATTTSPSSALPDAADASAINTNTAGYYLAITVSDTGIGIPEDKLERIFEPFVQADGSTARVYGGMGIGLAVSQKLVELQGGTFQVLSAVGVGSQFTFTLPITTQAPGLAIADSGLSGLTAERSRLSLTRLQPEPVVLADETSTATETSAAIEVSSAANDVADAVLARSNFSILVVDDEPINRQVIRNHLAVHNYRVTQAGSGPEALALLENGLQPDAILLDVMMPQMTGFEVCRQLRETYPAHVLPIMMLTAKNQVGDLVAGLSAGANDYLTKPISKNELLARLKTHLYLAKINQAYGRFVPREFLQFLEKESIVEVELGNHVERQMSVVFADIRDFTTLSEQMSPADNFKFLNAFLSRMEPAIAEHHGFVDKYIGDAIMALFSRGADDALQAAIEMLRRLDEYNAERSQYHKSALEFGIGINTGTVMLGTVGGRNRMDSTAISDTVNVAARIERMTRIYSANLLISHHTFLELSDSNRYAMRVIDRVQVKGKVAYVSVYEVFEPDPPEQRVGKLKSRTDFEIGLAYFYQNRFAEAQQRFQRCLEICSTDKVAESYYERCGHLLEPL; this is encoded by the coding sequence ATGTCCACTCCACCTCACCCGCGTTCGTCACCTTCTGGCTCTCGACAGCTATCGTTACGCTTCGTCTTAGTGGTGTCGTTTGTGCTGCAAATTGCGGCAGCGGTGGGGTTGACGACAGCACTCTCTTGGCGCAACGGAGAAAAAGCCGTCGATGACCTGGCGTCGCAACTGAGCGAAGAAGCCGCGAATCGCATTCGCGAACATGTGCAGACCTATTTGCTGCAGCCCAACTTGCTGCAGCGTGATAGTCGCAGCAATCTGTTTTATGGCGATGTCGCCTTATCCGATTCCCAAACGATTGCGCGACATTTTTGGCACCAAATTCGGGCCTCTGACGGCATTACTAGCATTTATTTGGGTTATCCCGACGGCACTTTTGTGGGCATCCAAGAGCGCAACAACGGCCAGACCGTGCTGTGGGAAGTGACGCCAGAAACGCTGCCTCAACGGCAAACCTATCGACTGAATGAAGCGGGAGAACGGCGCGAACAGTTGAGCTCGCAGTTCTATGACCCCCGGGGACGACCCTGGTACCAAGCCGTGGTGAAGAATCGCCATGCGAGCTGGAGTCCTATTTATGAATTTGCGTCGCAAGACTATTCTGTTTTAGGCATTACCTTGGCTGCGCCGATTCATGGCGATCGCGGCAAGCTGCGCGGCGTCTTAGCCCTCGACCTGACCCTAGAGCAAATTAGCGGCTATCTGCGCACGCTCAACATTAGCCCTAATGGCGAAGCCTTTATCATCGAGCGCACTGGCGATATCGTTGCCACTTCAGCTGATGAGTTGCCCTTCCTCACCCTAGACAGTGGGGCACAGACCCGACTGCCCGCCACTGCCAGCAAAGAACCCATTATTCGCGAAACCGCCCAGTATCTCATTGAGGAATATGGCAGCCTGGAACAGGTCAACACCGCTCAGCAATTTACCTACGATCTAGACGGACAAGACCAACTAGTCCAAATTGTGCCGTTCCGCGATGGTCGGGGACTCGATTGGCTGATTGTGACGGCCATTCCCGAAGCGGATTTCAAAGGGCAAATCGCTGAAAACACGCGCAATACGCTGCTGCTGTGTCTGCTATCCCTAATTGTGGCGAGCATTATTGCCGGCATTACCGCCCGTTGGGTGGCCCAACCGATTCATCGTTTGAGCGAAGCCTCGAAAAAGCTCGCCGTTGGGACTTGGGACTCGCCGCTGCCAAACGGTCGTTTTCAGGAACTGTCGGAGCTGTCGCACTCCTTTGAGAGCATGGCCCAGCAGCTCAAACAATCATTTGAACAACTCGAAAACCATAACCAAGAGCTGAAACGTCTCGACAAATTAAAAGATGAGTTTTTGGCCAATACGTCCCACGAGTTGCGGACACCGCTGAACGGCATCATTGGCTTGGCCGAGTCGCTGATTGATGGCGCTAGTGGCCCCCAGACCCGACAAACGAAGGGCAACTTAGCCATGATTGTCGCCAGTGGCAAGCGCTTGTCGGCATTGGTGGATGACATTCTTGACTTTGCTCAACTGCAACAAGACCGGGTCGAAATTCATCCGCGCCCGGTCGGGGTGCGCGAAGCGGCAGAAGTGGTGCTGACGCTGAGTCGGCCCCTGGCTCGGGAAAAAAAGGTGCAGTTGATTAACGCGGTATCGCCTAAATTGCCGCCCGTGTTAGCGGATGAAAATCGGTTACAGCAAATTTTGCACAATTTGGTAGCCAATGCAGTAAAGTTCACCGACTACGGCATGGTGGGCATCTCGGCCCAGATCATTCGTCAAGATGAGGCCCAACCAGTCATGCTGTCGGCCAATTTGCCGAGCATTTGTCCACGCCCGCAACATTTTGATGAATTATTGTCAGCGTCAGGGGCACATCGAATTGTGCGCCAATCGTATTCTCCGTCTGACGACAATCACCCGCATCAAAACGACCCAGGCGCGATCGCGGCTACCACCACGTCTCCTTCATCCGCCCTTCCTGACGCTGCCGATGCGAGCGCGATTAACACAAACACTGCTGGCTACTACTTGGCGATTACCGTGTCTGATACCGGGATTGGCATTCCCGAAGACAAACTCGAGCGCATTTTTGAACCGTTTGTGCAGGCGGATGGTTCGACCGCACGGGTCTACGGAGGCATGGGCATTGGCCTAGCGGTGTCGCAAAAGTTGGTCGAGTTGCAGGGGGGGACGTTTCAGGTGTTGTCGGCTGTCGGGGTGGGGTCACAATTCACCTTTACGCTACCCATCACCACTCAGGCCCCTGGACTCGCGATCGCCGATTCGGGCTTGTCAGGGTTGACGGCTGAGCGATCGCGCCTTTCCCTGACGCGATTGCAGCCTGAGCCTGTGGTGTTAGCCGATGAGACCAGCACTGCCACTGAGACCAGCGCCGCGATCGAAGTCAGTTCAGCCGCTAATGATGTAGCCGATGCGGTGTTGGCACGCAGCAACTTTTCGATTTTGGTGGTGGATGATGAACCCATCAATCGGCAGGTAATTCGCAATCACTTAGCAGTTCACAACTACCGGGTGACGCAAGCGGGTAGCGGCCCAGAAGCGCTGGCCCTGCTCGAAAATGGTCTGCAACCCGATGCGATTTTGTTGGATGTCATGATGCCGCAAATGACGGGGTTTGAAGTCTGTCGTCAGCTGCGAGAAACGTATCCGGCGCATGTGCTGCCGATTATGATGCTGACGGCCAAAAACCAGGTGGGTGACCTCGTGGCAGGGCTTTCGGCAGGGGCGAATGATTATCTCACTAAACCCATTTCGAAAAATGAGCTGCTGGCGCGGCTCAAGACACACCTATATCTGGCCAAAATCAACCAGGCTTATGGGCGCTTTGTGCCTCGCGAATTTTTACAGTTCTTAGAAAAAGAAAGCATTGTCGAAGTTGAACTCGGGAATCATGTGGAGCGGCAAATGTCGGTGGTATTTGCGGATATTCGTGATTTCACCACGTTGTCGGAACAGATGAGTCCAGCGGATAATTTCAAATTTTTGAATGCGTTTTTGTCGCGCATGGAGCCCGCGATCGCAGAACATCATGGCTTTGTCGATAAATATATTGGCGATGCGATTATGGCGCTGTTTAGCCGGGGGGCAGACGATGCGCTGCAAGCCGCGATTGAGATGCTGCGGCGGTTAGATGAATACAACGCCGAGCGATCGCAATATCACAAATCTGCCCTCGAGTTTGGCATTGGCATTAATACCGGCACGGTGATGTTGGGCACCGTCGGTGGCCGCAATCGGATGGATAGTACCGCCATTAGTGACACCGTTAACGTCGCCGCACGGATTGAGCGCATGACGCGGATTTACAGTGCCAATTTGTTAATTTCTCACCACACTTTTTTGGAATTGAGTGACTCGAATCGATATGCGATGCGGGTGATCGATCGCGTCCAAGTGAAGGGCAAAGTCGCCTATGTCAGTGTGTACGAAGTGTTTGAGCCGGATCCCCCTGAGCAAAGAGTTGGCAAACTCAAGAGCCGTACCGATTTTGAAATCGGGCTCGCGTATTTTTATCAAAACCGCTTTGCTGAGGCCCAACAACGCTTCCAAAGATGTTTAGAAATTTGCTCCACCGATAAAGTGGCCGAAAGCTATTACGAGCGTTGTGGGCATTTGCTAGAGCCTTTGTAA
- a CDS encoding endonuclease MutS2, producing the protein MIQSEALSLLEWSRLCQHLSTFAATKLGAIAARQLQLPARQADSEQLLAETSEAMQIDQRPPGLKFAGIQDIGDALERAQRQGCLQPPELLDIATTLAGARQLRRAIDSFEDGELPTLSQLVAPLRTYPELEQEIHYCIDDRGKVADRATPKLGGIREQLKEQRSQIYQKLNHILQQHSNAIQEAVITQRGDRFVIPVKAPQKDAISGIVHDASTSGATLYIEPNSIIQMGNRLRQLQRQEQVEEEAICRALTAKVAEIHDDLEDLLRIVTVLDLAAARARYGEWLGANAPRFVPPTEQTTLRRLRHPLLVWQQRHEEGSDVVPIDVIVNPQTRVVAITGPNTGGKTVTLKTIGLAALMAKAGLYVPAREPVELPWFNQVLADIGDEQSIEQSLSTFSGHVKRISRILAAIQSLSESSLGPGAGLLAASDDPAVKSPVLNADGALPSSAEQSEHLPSPTDIPAPSSSTNQAPALTNTLVLLDEVGAGTDPSEGSALAIALLHYLADHARFTVATTHYGELKALKYQDDRFENASVEFDDVSLSPTYRLLWGIPGRSNALTIAQRLGLDETIVAEARDQIGITHQQDVNQVIAGLEAQRKQQETKADAAAQLLAETEKLHQQVARKAAFLEARERELKQQQEQAVQAAIADARKEIARVIRRLQQGEPTAQAAQKATDAVNQIATQHQAPTPAKPPKPGFKPQMGDRIRIPSLGQTAEVLTDPDEDGKVMVRFGLMKMTVSLAEIESLQGEKAELPKPKVTPPPPPSSPPTAPAVRTSKNTFDLRGMRVVEAEGKLEDAIACAQGPIWIIHGHGTGKLRRGVHDYLKRHPQIQKFEAAEQADGGTGVTIAYM; encoded by the coding sequence TTGATTCAATCTGAAGCGCTTTCTTTATTAGAGTGGTCTCGTCTCTGTCAACATTTATCCACCTTTGCGGCGACAAAGTTGGGGGCGATCGCGGCTCGTCAGCTACAGCTGCCCGCTCGTCAGGCTGACAGTGAGCAACTTTTGGCGGAGACCAGCGAAGCGATGCAAATTGACCAGCGACCGCCGGGTCTAAAGTTTGCGGGCATTCAAGACATTGGTGACGCCCTCGAACGCGCTCAGCGGCAAGGCTGTTTGCAGCCGCCAGAACTGCTGGATATCGCCACGACTCTCGCGGGGGCACGCCAACTGCGACGGGCGATCGATAGTTTTGAAGACGGTGAGTTGCCCACCTTGTCACAGCTAGTTGCCCCGCTGCGCACCTACCCAGAGCTGGAACAGGAGATTCACTACTGCATTGACGATCGCGGCAAAGTCGCCGATCGCGCCACCCCTAAACTCGGCGGCATTCGCGAGCAGTTAAAAGAACAGCGCAGCCAGATTTATCAAAAGCTGAATCACATCCTGCAACAGCACAGCAACGCAATTCAAGAAGCCGTGATTACCCAGCGGGGTGATCGCTTCGTCATCCCTGTCAAAGCGCCTCAAAAAGATGCCATTTCTGGCATTGTTCACGATGCTTCCACCAGTGGCGCCACCCTTTACATCGAGCCCAACAGCATCATTCAGATGGGCAACCGTCTGCGACAGCTACAGCGCCAAGAGCAAGTAGAAGAAGAGGCGATCTGTCGAGCCCTGACGGCTAAAGTTGCTGAAATTCATGACGATCTCGAAGACCTTTTGCGCATCGTCACTGTGCTCGACTTGGCCGCTGCCCGGGCGCGTTATGGTGAGTGGCTCGGCGCCAACGCCCCCCGCTTTGTGCCCCCTACCGAGCAAACAACTTTGCGTAGGCTGCGGCATCCCCTGCTGGTATGGCAACAGCGCCACGAAGAAGGCAGCGACGTGGTGCCCATTGATGTCATTGTGAATCCGCAAACCCGTGTGGTTGCGATCACGGGTCCCAACACCGGGGGCAAAACCGTCACCCTCAAAACTATTGGCCTAGCGGCCCTGATGGCCAAAGCGGGACTCTACGTTCCGGCCAGAGAGCCCGTGGAACTGCCCTGGTTTAACCAGGTGCTGGCCGATATTGGAGATGAACAGTCTATTGAGCAAAGCCTGTCAACTTTTTCGGGACATGTCAAACGGATTAGCCGTATTTTGGCGGCCATACAGTCCTTGAGCGAGTCATCCCTCGGACCAGGAGCTGGATTGTTAGCCGCTAGCGACGATCCAGCCGTCAAATCACCCGTGCTCAATGCCGATGGAGCGCTGCCGTCCTCCGCAGAGCAGAGTGAGCATCTTCCTTCGCCAACAGACATCCCCGCTCCCTCATCGTCAACCAATCAGGCCCCGGCGCTCACCAATACGCTGGTCTTGCTTGACGAAGTGGGCGCTGGCACGGATCCCTCAGAAGGAAGCGCATTGGCGATCGCGCTGCTGCACTATCTTGCTGACCATGCCCGGTTTACCGTCGCCACCACCCACTACGGCGAACTCAAAGCGCTGAAATACCAAGATGATCGCTTTGAAAATGCCTCAGTGGAATTTGACGATGTGAGTTTGTCCCCGACCTATCGCTTGCTGTGGGGCATTCCGGGCCGCTCCAATGCCCTGACCATTGCCCAGCGTTTGGGCTTAGATGAGACCATTGTGGCCGAAGCCCGCGATCAAATTGGCATTACTCATCAACAAGATGTGAATCAGGTCATTGCCGGGTTAGAAGCCCAGCGCAAGCAGCAGGAAACCAAAGCGGACGCCGCTGCTCAACTCCTGGCAGAAACGGAAAAACTACATCAACAAGTGGCTCGCAAGGCCGCCTTTCTCGAAGCGCGCGAGCGGGAACTCAAACAACAGCAAGAGCAAGCGGTACAAGCTGCGATCGCGGATGCTCGCAAAGAGATTGCGCGAGTGATTCGCCGCTTACAACAAGGTGAGCCGACCGCCCAAGCCGCCCAAAAAGCGACTGATGCCGTCAATCAAATTGCGACCCAGCATCAAGCCCCCACCCCAGCAAAACCGCCGAAGCCTGGATTTAAGCCACAAATGGGCGATCGCATCCGCATTCCCAGCCTGGGGCAAACGGCTGAAGTCCTGACTGACCCCGACGAAGACGGTAAAGTGATGGTGCGGTTTGGGTTAATGAAAATGACCGTAAGTCTGGCGGAGATCGAGTCTCTGCAAGGCGAAAAAGCAGAGTTGCCCAAACCGAAAGTAACTCCCCCCCCACCTCCGTCATCACCACCCACAGCTCCTGCGGTCCGCACGTCAAAAAATACATTTGATTTAAGGGGCATGCGAGTCGTCGAAGCGGAGGGTAAGTTGGAAGATGCCATTGCTTGCGCCCAAGGCCCCATCTGGATCATTCACGGTCATGGGACTGGCAAACTGCGGCGTGGTGTGCATGACTACCTCAAACGACATCCTCAAATCCAAAAGTTTGAAGCGGCAGAGCAAGCAGATGGCGGCACGGGTGTCACCATTGCTTATATGTAA
- a CDS encoding HAMP domain-containing protein — MSSPPESNLAKAASQSVAIPRSLSLKTKITGVMLLTVSAIAAIVHFPWAYTSRQNVDDMVSQINSELMNSTENEVGHLFENILSSKQLITSSLDEGLIQLDDPEVQGRFYLNLLKANENFTWVQFAFANGDYLGAQRRSDGLYNLIQRQWDDTLGAQAEPGSELAEVQAKRAEIADQYLQDQRLPADFETADKTVRTYQFQANNDWQILEESTGKEFYYAPIRPFYRDAFEQPDENVWTDLYVFKTGNAVGLDAATTYREAEDSPIRGVISISFELQQISQYLDELKDDGEGAIFITDSQGSVIASSNPLALSETFVGEGTNADAELLPLGQVEDPLLQVAYQAFRTNNIELNQLIGLQELTFYDSTTRQRYYIAVQPLGQLDWVVGTVTPESVFLTRINRSRNRLLIVITAFLGVGAIAAVWLSDRAITRPIMNISDAAEAIESGTFTKVSLDETINRRDELGKLARVFEKMAQEVYNREQNLKRQLQALKIEIDESRKSREVKEIVETDFFKDLKIKAQHMRERRHHNSFDKSSKEDA; from the coding sequence ATGAGTTCACCCCCTGAGTCTAATCTTGCCAAAGCGGCATCTCAATCTGTCGCCATTCCCCGTAGTTTGAGTCTCAAGACCAAAATTACGGGAGTGATGTTATTGACAGTAAGTGCGATCGCGGCGATCGTCCATTTCCCTTGGGCTTACACCTCCCGTCAAAATGTTGACGATATGGTGAGTCAAATCAACAGCGAGTTGATGAACAGCACCGAAAACGAAGTGGGTCATTTATTTGAAAACATTCTGTCTTCTAAGCAACTCATTACTAGTAGCTTAGACGAGGGCCTGATTCAGCTAGACGACCCCGAAGTTCAGGGACGATTTTATCTCAACTTGTTAAAGGCTAATGAAAATTTCACCTGGGTACAATTTGCCTTTGCCAATGGTGACTACTTAGGAGCGCAAAGGCGCTCCGACGGCTTATACAACCTAATTCAGCGTCAATGGGATGACACGCTAGGAGCCCAAGCCGAGCCTGGTTCAGAACTCGCTGAGGTGCAGGCAAAACGGGCCGAAATCGCCGATCAATATTTGCAAGATCAGCGGTTGCCAGCTGACTTTGAAACAGCTGACAAAACAGTGCGAACCTATCAATTCCAAGCCAACAACGATTGGCAAATTTTGGAAGAAAGTACCGGTAAAGAATTTTATTACGCTCCTATCAGACCGTTCTATCGGGATGCCTTTGAGCAACCTGACGAAAATGTCTGGACTGATTTATATGTATTTAAAACCGGCAATGCCGTTGGGTTAGATGCCGCCACTACCTATCGCGAAGCAGAGGATTCGCCCATTCGTGGCGTGATCAGCATTTCGTTTGAATTACAGCAAATCTCTCAGTATCTTGACGAACTCAAGGATGACGGTGAGGGGGCCATTTTTATTACTGATTCGCAAGGGTCTGTCATTGCCTCCAGTAATCCTCTGGCCTTATCTGAAACGTTTGTGGGGGAAGGCACCAATGCAGATGCGGAATTATTGCCCCTCGGTCAAGTAGAAGATCCCTTATTACAGGTCGCTTATCAAGCCTTTCGGACTAACAATATTGAATTAAATCAATTAATTGGGTTGCAAGAACTGACATTCTACGACTCGACTACCCGACAACGGTATTACATTGCGGTTCAACCCTTAGGGCAACTTGATTGGGTGGTTGGGACGGTTACCCCCGAATCGGTATTTTTAACCCGCATCAATCGCAGTCGTAATCGACTTCTTATCGTCATTACCGCATTTTTAGGAGTTGGCGCGATCGCCGCTGTTTGGTTAAGTGATCGTGCCATCACCCGCCCCATCATGAACATTAGCGACGCCGCAGAAGCGATCGAATCTGGCACCTTTACCAAGGTCAGCCTTGATGAAACCATTAATCGACGCGATGAACTCGGCAAACTCGCCCGGGTCTTCGAAAAAATGGCCCAGGAAGTTTATAACCGCGAGCAAAATCTCAAGCGTCAATTACAAGCCCTCAAAATTGAGATTGATGAATCTCGTAAAAGTCGTGAAGTTAAAGAAATTGTTGAAACCGACTTTTTCAAAGACTTAAAAATCAAAGCACAACATATGCGTGAGCGTCGTCATCACAACAGTTTTGATAAGTCTTCAAAAGAAGATGCGTGA
- a CDS encoding nucleoside deaminase — MTDTTHRQFMAAAIALSKQAIREGRGGPYGAVVVKDGEIVGRGMNEVTSVNDPTAHAEMTAIRQACEQLGSWNLAGCEIYTSCEPCPMCLGAIYWARLNKIYYGNTKEVAARFGFSSQYFYDEVAKAREDRQITMQPLMATEAIAAFEEWKAQSEKQSY, encoded by the coding sequence ATGACAGATACCACCCATCGACAATTTATGGCGGCGGCGATCGCCCTTTCAAAACAGGCCATTCGTGAAGGTCGAGGAGGCCCTTATGGGGCTGTAGTTGTCAAAGATGGCGAGATTGTGGGGCGGGGAATGAATGAAGTGACTTCGGTCAATGATCCGACCGCCCATGCTGAGATGACTGCGATTCGGCAGGCTTGTGAGCAGTTAGGCAGTTGGAATTTGGCAGGCTGCGAAATTTACACTAGTTGTGAGCCTTGTCCGATGTGTTTGGGGGCAATTTACTGGGCGCGGCTCAACAAAATTTACTACGGCAATACCAAAGAAGTGGCGGCACGATTTGGCTTTAGTAGCCAGTATTTTTACGATGAGGTTGCAAAAGCTCGCGAAGATCGTCAAATTACTATGCAGCCTCTCATGGCGACAGAAGCGATCGCTGCATTTGAAGAGTGGAAAGCTCAGTCCGAAAAGCAATCATATTAG